A genomic region of Oncorhynchus mykiss isolate Arlee chromosome 2, USDA_OmykA_1.1, whole genome shotgun sequence contains the following coding sequences:
- the incenp gene encoding inner centromere protein A isoform X2, with the protein MTSVLSSTHTLMQMFNGKIQEFANEIENVHMVWLEEIQQEANRMFSSDFSAEPELMPKTPSQKKSNRRKRLSVGQNENHTKRRFSKGKRSNLRRSSVSTSLNLIAEDDGGSPVTLEEIVKPPRSRRAKQTTQPEAAPPVCSTRKGAAPTTNSQPEEMEYEAPSKHIQEERMQPEEAESKRESFSSVASQPHCLTPPQTQSHIAEAIVKISASERRSADLQMNRNPERSPSRTATKIAIAAGATPPGPRRSSVRHSLTVRRSLAGLRHSMTQESVRRASRRSFLKKKARMGSSTCSSNVSGHEDVWMETDGHEVQVQTDGVLSEEPAKTKTDSPAPETSPENHPGVLSVTEVRRFTRSMAQTTPTVPPPASIISKAKTATPDSGSDDSGKKPPSSLGPRLSAKRRAAADEFQSPRKKPSPPVKSQSVRPNMRSFLHTVQKNQMLMMTPSSLGRNTVMKSFIKHTTPGRADLKSGCGVVERERLKLEALKKKQEQEDERKKKMEEEKRRKQEEMKKKRDERLRRVVEARVKEEQKEEEKKKKIEQKMLQIDEKHDKLRVERMAEEKAKKKVATKRQEELELRRKMEEDVRRKKIQQSEEEEKRQQELQAKRRAEEEQERARKMTEARRALELKKELERELERERQASAERERVEREKAIALQRDVEKAAREKERRELEKRKREEQQRQAEEERQREAERLAERQREAERLAERQREAERLAERQREAERLAERQREAEGLAERQREAAKSHLTAEVQVLKTPVGKGGVLNVTVDIEQSPQSYEITPKGGNKPVVLNANPEDYGMDQNSDDSTDDESAPRKPIPTWAEGNQLKQSMMKQYFHPADVDSHYGAIEPPKLDRIFCKSKPRYFKRTSSAVWHSPPRMGALPL; encoded by the exons ATGACCTCTGTACTGTCGTCGACGCATACCCTGATGCAGATGTTTAATGGGAAGATTCAGGAGTTCGCCAACGAAATAGAAAATGTTCACATGGTGTGGCTCGAGGAGATCCAGCAGGAAGCCAACCGCATGTTTTCAAG TGACTTCAGTGCGGAGCCAGAATTGATGCCAAAGACTCCGTCACAGAAGAAGAGCAACCGTAGGAAGCGTCTATCCGTGGGTCAGAATGAGAACCACACCAAGAGACG CTTCTCAAAGGGCAAACGCAGCAACCTGCGTCGCTCCTCTGTGTCCACCTCCCTGAACCTGATAGCAGAGGATGACGGAGGATCTCCGGTCACGCTGGAAGAGATAGTCAAGCCACCTCGTTCCCGCAGAGCCAAACAGACGACCCAGCCTGAGGCGGCGCCACCCGTATGCAGCACCCGCAAAGGAGCTGCTCCGACCACCAACTCTCAGCCGGAGGAGATGGAGTATGAGGCTCCTAGCAAACACATCCAGGAGGAGAGGATGCAGCCAGAGGAAGCTGAGAGTAAGAGGGAGTCGTTCAGCTCTGTCGCCTCCCAGCCCCACTGTCTAACACCCCCTCAGACTCAGAGTCACATAGCTGAAGCCATAGTCAAGATCTCGGCCTCAGAGCGGCGTTCTGCAGATCTCCAGATGAACCGCAACCCAGAGCGCTCTCCAAGCCGCACCGCCACTAAGATAGCCATCGCTGCCGGCGCCACGCCCCCGGGTCCCAGGCGGAGCTCCGTGAGACACTCCCTGACCGTGCGGCGCTCCCTGGCAGGGCTGAGACACAGCATGACCCAGGAGTCTGTCCGCAGAGCCTCCAGGAGATCCTTCCTGAAGAAGAAGGCTCGTATGGGTAGCTCCACCTGCAGCAGCAACGTCAGCGGGCATG AAGATGTGTGGATGGAAACTGATGGACATGAGGTTCAGGTGCAGACTGACGG GGTGTTGTCAGAGGAGCCTGCGAAGACTAAGACCGACAGCCCAGCTCCTGAGACTTCTCCTGAG AACCACCCGGGGGTTCTCAGTGTTACGGAGGTTCGGCGTTTCACTCGCTCCATGGCCCAGACCACTCCCACCGTGCCGCCACCAGCCTCGATCATCAGCAAAGCCAAGACCGCCACACCAGACTCTGGATCAG ATGACAGTGGTAAGAAGCCACCGTCAAGTCTGGGTCCTCGTCTCAGTGCCAAGCGCAGAGCAGCTGCCGATGAATTCCAGAGCCCAAGGAAGAAGCCATCGCCCCCTGTTAAGAGCCAGAGT GTGAGGCCCAACATGAGGTCGTTCCTCCACACGGTCCAGAAGAACCAGATGCTGATGATGACCCCCAGTTCTCTGGGTCGCAACACGGTCATGAAGTCCTTCATTAAACACACCACGCCGGGCAGAGCCGACCTCAAG TCAGGCTGTGGTGTAGTG GAAAGAGAACGCCTGAAACTGGAAGCACTAAAGAAGAAGCAAGAGCAAGAAGacgagaggaagaagaagatggaggaagagaagaggagaaaacaggaagagatgaagaagaagagggatgAACGGCTGCGGAGGGTAGTCGAGGCCCGGGTGAAGGAagaacagaaagaggaggagaagaagaagaagattgaGCAGAAAATGCTCCAGATTGACGAGAAACACGACAAG CTGCGAGTGGAGCGCATGGCAGAGGAGAAAGCCAAGAAGAAGGTGGCCACCAAACGCCAGGAGGAGCTGGAActgaggaggaagatggaggaggaCGTCAGGAGGAAGAAGATTCAACAGTCT gaggaggaggagaagcgtcAGCAGGAGCTGCAGGCGAAGAGGAGAGCCGAAGAAGAGCAGGAGAGGGCTCGTAAGATGACTGAGGCCCGACGAGCACTGGAACTGAAGaaagaactagagagagaactggagagagagagacaagcatCTGCTGAGAG GgagcgggtagagagagagaaggccatCGCTCTTCAGAGAGACGTGGAGAAAGCTGCccgggagaaggagaggagagagttggagaagaggaagaga GAGGAGCAACAGAGGCAggctgaggaggagagacagCGAGAAGCTGAGAGACTCGCTGAGAGACAGCGAGAAGCTGAGAGACTCGCTGAGAGACAGCGAGAAGCTGAGAGACTCGCTGAGAGACAGCGAGAAGCTGAGAGACTCGCTGAGCGACAGCGAGAAGCTGAGGGGCTCGCTGAGCGACAGCGAGAAGCCGCTAAGAGCCACCTGACTGCTGAAGTTCAG GTGTTGAAGACGCCTGTGGGGAAGGGAGGAGTCCTCAACGTCACTGTGGATATCGAG CAGTCTCCCCAGTCGTATGAGATCACTCCTAAAGGGGGGAACAAGCCCGTTGTTCTCAACGCCAACCCTGAGGACTATGGGATGGATCAGAACAGTGATGACTCTACTGATGACGAATCGGCACCAAGGAAACCCATCCCCACATGGGCCGAGG GCAACCAGCTGAAGCAGTCTATGATGAAGCAATATTTCCACCCAGCGGACGTGGACTCTCACTACGGGGCGATTGAACCCCCAAAGCTGGATCGCATCTTCTGCAAGAGCAAACCTCGCTACTTTAAACGTACCAGCTCTGCTGTCTGGCACTCGCCGCCTCGAATGGGAGCTCTACCCCTTTAA
- the incenp gene encoding inner centromere protein A isoform X4 has translation MTSVLSSTHTLMQMFNGKIQEFANEIENVHMVWLEEIQQEANRMFSSDFSAEPELMPKTPSQKKSNRRKRLSVGQNENHTKRRFSKGKRSNLRRSSVSTSLNLIAEDDGGSPVTLEEIVKPPRSRRAKQTTQPEAAPPVCSTRKGAAPTTNSQPEEMEYEAPSKHIQEERMQPEEAESKRESFSSVASQPHCLTPPQTQSHIAEAIVKISASERRSADLQMNRNPERSPSRTATKIAIAAGATPPGPRRSSVRHSLTVRRSLAGLRHSMTQESVRRASRRSFLKKKARMGSSTCSSNVSGHDVWMETDGHEVQVQTDGVLSEEPAKTKTDSPAPETSPENHPGVLSVTEVRRFTRSMAQTTPTVPPPASIISKAKTATPDSGSDDSGKKPPSSLGPRLSAKRRAAADEFQSPRKKPSPPVKSQSVRPNMRSFLHTVQKNQMLMMTPSSLGRNTVMKSFIKHTTPGRADLKSGCGVVERERLKLEALKKKQEQEDERKKKMEEEKRRKQEEMKKKRDERLRRVVEARVKEEQKEEEKKKKIEQKMLQIDEKHDKLRVERMAEEKAKKKVATKRQEELELRRKMEEDVRRKKIQQSEEEEKRQQELQAKRRAEEEQERARKMTEARRALELKKELERELERERQASAERERVEREKAIALQRDVEKAAREKERRELEKRKREEQQRQAEEERQREAERLAERQREAERLAERQREAERLAERQREAERLAERQREAEGLAERQREAAKSHLTAEVQVLKTPVGKGGVLNVTVDIEQSPQSYEITPKGGNKPVVLNANPEDYGMDQNSDDSTDDESAPRKPIPTWAEGNQLKQSMMKQYFHPADVDSHYGAIEPPKLDRIFCKSKPRYFKRTSSAVWHSPPRMGALPL, from the exons ATGACCTCTGTACTGTCGTCGACGCATACCCTGATGCAGATGTTTAATGGGAAGATTCAGGAGTTCGCCAACGAAATAGAAAATGTTCACATGGTGTGGCTCGAGGAGATCCAGCAGGAAGCCAACCGCATGTTTTCAAG TGACTTCAGTGCGGAGCCAGAATTGATGCCAAAGACTCCGTCACAGAAGAAGAGCAACCGTAGGAAGCGTCTATCCGTGGGTCAGAATGAGAACCACACCAAGAGACG CTTCTCAAAGGGCAAACGCAGCAACCTGCGTCGCTCCTCTGTGTCCACCTCCCTGAACCTGATAGCAGAGGATGACGGAGGATCTCCGGTCACGCTGGAAGAGATAGTCAAGCCACCTCGTTCCCGCAGAGCCAAACAGACGACCCAGCCTGAGGCGGCGCCACCCGTATGCAGCACCCGCAAAGGAGCTGCTCCGACCACCAACTCTCAGCCGGAGGAGATGGAGTATGAGGCTCCTAGCAAACACATCCAGGAGGAGAGGATGCAGCCAGAGGAAGCTGAGAGTAAGAGGGAGTCGTTCAGCTCTGTCGCCTCCCAGCCCCACTGTCTAACACCCCCTCAGACTCAGAGTCACATAGCTGAAGCCATAGTCAAGATCTCGGCCTCAGAGCGGCGTTCTGCAGATCTCCAGATGAACCGCAACCCAGAGCGCTCTCCAAGCCGCACCGCCACTAAGATAGCCATCGCTGCCGGCGCCACGCCCCCGGGTCCCAGGCGGAGCTCCGTGAGACACTCCCTGACCGTGCGGCGCTCCCTGGCAGGGCTGAGACACAGCATGACCCAGGAGTCTGTCCGCAGAGCCTCCAGGAGATCCTTCCTGAAGAAGAAGGCTCGTATGGGTAGCTCCACCTGCAGCAGCAACGTCAGCGGGCATG ATGTGTGGATGGAAACTGATGGACATGAGGTTCAGGTGCAGACTGACGG GGTGTTGTCAGAGGAGCCTGCGAAGACTAAGACCGACAGCCCAGCTCCTGAGACTTCTCCTGAG AACCACCCGGGGGTTCTCAGTGTTACGGAGGTTCGGCGTTTCACTCGCTCCATGGCCCAGACCACTCCCACCGTGCCGCCACCAGCCTCGATCATCAGCAAAGCCAAGACCGCCACACCAGACTCTGGATCAG ATGACAGTGGTAAGAAGCCACCGTCAAGTCTGGGTCCTCGTCTCAGTGCCAAGCGCAGAGCAGCTGCCGATGAATTCCAGAGCCCAAGGAAGAAGCCATCGCCCCCTGTTAAGAGCCAGAGT GTGAGGCCCAACATGAGGTCGTTCCTCCACACGGTCCAGAAGAACCAGATGCTGATGATGACCCCCAGTTCTCTGGGTCGCAACACGGTCATGAAGTCCTTCATTAAACACACCACGCCGGGCAGAGCCGACCTCAAG TCAGGCTGTGGTGTAGTG GAAAGAGAACGCCTGAAACTGGAAGCACTAAAGAAGAAGCAAGAGCAAGAAGacgagaggaagaagaagatggaggaagagaagaggagaaaacaggaagagatgaagaagaagagggatgAACGGCTGCGGAGGGTAGTCGAGGCCCGGGTGAAGGAagaacagaaagaggaggagaagaagaagaagattgaGCAGAAAATGCTCCAGATTGACGAGAAACACGACAAG CTGCGAGTGGAGCGCATGGCAGAGGAGAAAGCCAAGAAGAAGGTGGCCACCAAACGCCAGGAGGAGCTGGAActgaggaggaagatggaggaggaCGTCAGGAGGAAGAAGATTCAACAGTCT gaggaggaggagaagcgtcAGCAGGAGCTGCAGGCGAAGAGGAGAGCCGAAGAAGAGCAGGAGAGGGCTCGTAAGATGACTGAGGCCCGACGAGCACTGGAACTGAAGaaagaactagagagagaactggagagagagagacaagcatCTGCTGAGAG GgagcgggtagagagagagaaggccatCGCTCTTCAGAGAGACGTGGAGAAAGCTGCccgggagaaggagaggagagagttggagaagaggaagaga GAGGAGCAACAGAGGCAggctgaggaggagagacagCGAGAAGCTGAGAGACTCGCTGAGAGACAGCGAGAAGCTGAGAGACTCGCTGAGAGACAGCGAGAAGCTGAGAGACTCGCTGAGAGACAGCGAGAAGCTGAGAGACTCGCTGAGCGACAGCGAGAAGCTGAGGGGCTCGCTGAGCGACAGCGAGAAGCCGCTAAGAGCCACCTGACTGCTGAAGTTCAG GTGTTGAAGACGCCTGTGGGGAAGGGAGGAGTCCTCAACGTCACTGTGGATATCGAG CAGTCTCCCCAGTCGTATGAGATCACTCCTAAAGGGGGGAACAAGCCCGTTGTTCTCAACGCCAACCCTGAGGACTATGGGATGGATCAGAACAGTGATGACTCTACTGATGACGAATCGGCACCAAGGAAACCCATCCCCACATGGGCCGAGG GCAACCAGCTGAAGCAGTCTATGATGAAGCAATATTTCCACCCAGCGGACGTGGACTCTCACTACGGGGCGATTGAACCCCCAAAGCTGGATCGCATCTTCTGCAAGAGCAAACCTCGCTACTTTAAACGTACCAGCTCTGCTGTCTGGCACTCGCCGCCTCGAATGGGAGCTCTACCCCTTTAA